A single window of Nitrospinota bacterium DNA harbors:
- a CDS encoding vitamin B12-dependent ribonucleotide reductase, with protein MSKDEFGIEFTQEADLKEVERDFSRDIPLEETPAPEKCLSENAMRVLEKRYLQKDDNGEVCETPSDMFRRVAGNIAQAEARYGGAEDVEWAAEAFYGIMGRLEFLPNSPTLMNAGRDLQQLSACFVLPVEDSMESIFEAVRDTALIHKSGGGTGFSFSKLRPKGSRVKSTSGVSSGPVSFMKVFDAATESVKQGGTRRGANMGILRVDHPDIMDFIDCKQDNKGFTNFNISVTLTDPFMRAVEEGKDYDLILPHTKRPSGRLNARSVFDKIVASAWKNGDPGIIFIDRINRDNPTPHVGDMESTNPCGEQPLLPYESCNLGSINMARMLSGGEIDWARLKRVTHLATRFLDDVIDMNQYPLEKIEKMTKANRKIGLGVMGWADMLISLGIPYNSERAITLAEEVMEFVNVESKKASMALASRRGAFPNYTGSAYDRPGAQKLRNATTTTIAPTGTISIIAGVSSGVEPLFALSFVRTVMDRDRLVEAHPMFGAVARERGFYTEELMENVAYSGHIEDMEAIPEDIRKVFVTAHGISPEWHLRTQAAFQRHTDNAVSKTVNFPNEAKIEDVAKVYMLAYHLGCKGVTIYRDGSREEQVLSTGSTYGKGKAEEEHPHQIEDKAAIRPRPDVVTGSTHRINTGCGSMYVTINKDETGRPLELFTQLGKAGGCAASQTESIGRLVSLALRAGVDVEVVRSQLSGISCHQPAWDKGVRISSCADAIGKAIGQWLELHKEEEERNETKGQGLKGAGGNGNGAKVIHISAKPAGPDPAAVAVGACPSCGGQLRHVEGCLLCGGCGYSKC; from the coding sequence ATGTCAAAGGATGAGTTCGGAATAGAGTTCACGCAAGAGGCGGATTTAAAAGAAGTGGAACGCGATTTCTCCCGCGATATTCCACTGGAGGAAACCCCTGCGCCCGAGAAGTGCCTTTCCGAGAACGCCATGCGCGTCCTTGAAAAACGTTACCTGCAGAAGGACGACAACGGCGAAGTGTGCGAGACCCCCTCGGACATGTTCCGCCGCGTCGCCGGCAACATCGCCCAGGCGGAGGCCCGTTACGGCGGGGCGGAGGACGTGGAGTGGGCCGCCGAAGCCTTTTACGGCATCATGGGAAGGCTTGAGTTCCTCCCCAACTCCCCAACGCTTATGAACGCAGGGCGGGACCTGCAGCAGCTTTCCGCCTGTTTCGTGCTTCCGGTGGAGGACTCCATGGAGTCCATATTCGAGGCGGTGCGGGACACGGCGCTGATCCACAAGTCCGGCGGCGGCACAGGTTTTTCCTTCTCCAAGCTGCGCCCGAAGGGGAGCAGGGTGAAGTCCACCAGCGGGGTATCGTCCGGCCCGGTCTCTTTTATGAAGGTGTTTGACGCGGCCACGGAGTCGGTCAAACAGGGCGGCACGCGCCGCGGGGCCAACATGGGCATTTTGCGGGTGGACCATCCGGACATCATGGACTTTATCGACTGCAAGCAGGACAACAAGGGTTTTACGAACTTCAACATATCAGTCACCCTCACCGATCCGTTCATGCGCGCCGTGGAAGAGGGGAAAGACTATGACCTGATCCTCCCTCATACAAAAAGGCCCTCCGGCAGGCTCAACGCCCGCTCGGTGTTCGACAAGATAGTCGCCTCCGCCTGGAAGAACGGCGATCCGGGGATCATATTCATAGACAGGATAAACAGGGACAATCCGACGCCCCATGTGGGGGACATGGAGTCCACCAACCCCTGCGGCGAACAGCCGTTGCTGCCGTACGAGTCGTGCAATTTAGGCTCGATCAACATGGCCCGGATGCTTTCCGGCGGGGAGATTGACTGGGCGCGGCTCAAGAGGGTGACACATCTTGCCACCCGGTTTTTGGACGACGTGATAGACATGAACCAGTATCCGCTGGAGAAGATAGAGAAGATGACCAAGGCCAACCGCAAGATCGGCCTTGGAGTGATGGGCTGGGCGGACATGCTAATCTCCCTGGGGATCCCGTACAATTCGGAGCGGGCGATCACCCTGGCCGAAGAGGTGATGGAGTTTGTCAACGTAGAGTCCAAGAAAGCCTCCATGGCCCTGGCCTCCCGGCGCGGGGCGTTCCCCAACTACACCGGTTCGGCGTATGACAGGCCGGGGGCGCAAAAGCTCCGCAACGCCACCACCACCACCATCGCCCCCACCGGGACGATCAGCATCATCGCCGGGGTGTCATCCGGGGTGGAGCCTTTGTTCGCCCTGTCGTTCGTGCGCACGGTGATGGACCGCGACAGGCTGGTGGAGGCCCATCCGATGTTCGGCGCGGTGGCAAGGGAGCGGGGCTTTTACACCGAGGAGCTCATGGAGAACGTGGCGTACAGCGGCCACATCGAAGACATGGAAGCGATCCCGGAGGACATCCGCAAGGTGTTCGTCACCGCCCACGGCATAAGCCCGGAGTGGCATTTGAGGACCCAGGCCGCCTTCCAGCGCCATACGGACAACGCGGTCTCCAAGACCGTCAACTTCCCCAACGAGGCGAAGATAGAGGACGTGGCCAAGGTGTACATGCTCGCCTATCACCTTGGGTGCAAGGGGGTGACAATATACCGGGACGGCTCCAGGGAGGAGCAGGTGCTTTCCACCGGCTCCACCTACGGCAAGGGGAAGGCGGAAGAAGAACATCCCCATCAGATCGAGGACAAGGCCGCCATACGCCCGAGGCCGGACGTGGTGACCGGGTCCACCCACAGGATAAACACCGGCTGCGGCTCCATGTACGTGACGATCAACAAGGACGAGACGGGCCGTCCGCTGGAGCTATTCACCCAGCTTGGAAAGGCGGGGGGATGCGCGGCGTCGCAGACGGAGTCCATCGGAAGACTGGTGTCCCTTGCGTTGCGGGCGGGGGTGGACGTGGAAGTGGTCCGTTCCCAGCTTTCCGGCATATCGTGCCACCAGCCTGCCTGGGACAAGGGGGTGAGGATATCCTCCTGCGCCGACGCCATCGGCAAGGCCATCGGCCAGTGGCTTGAACTGCACAAGGAAGAGGAAGAGCGCAATGAGACCAAAGGCCAGGGGCTGAAAGGGGCCGGGGGGAACGGGAACGGCGCCAAGGTGATACATATATCGGCGAAGCCCGCGGGGCCGGATCCTGCGGCGGTGGCGGTGGGGGCATGCCCCTCTTGCGGCGGGCAGCTCAGGCATGTGGAAGGATGCCTGCTGTGCGGCGGCTGCGGATATTCGAAGTGCTGA
- the mutL gene encoding DNA mismatch repair endonuclease MutL — MTNAAGTAGGSGVRILPDHVANQIAAGEVVERPASIIKELAENSLDAGARSVIVSIRNGGKSYIEVSDDGAGMPRDDAMMAFERHATSKIRDAADLKAVTTLGFRGEALPSIASVSRVILSTAMAGEPAGTDIVIEGGKIRDVRDGAPIKGTRIQVRDLFFNTPARRKFLRGEEVEAAHAKEAAIRIALARPDVAFTFIKEGRPLFSLPAEESASGFNGRVEALFGGDTARNLAAVRFSSGDMEVEGLVSLPGRTRAGSQTQYVYINGRHVKDRLINFAVAEGYRSLIPRGRYPAVFLRISLPPEKVDVNAHPSKTEVRFFDGRAVIALVKGAILQTLVDMKGGASAPVTLADFEPTKDQSPAIPPAREEEDPWAAAALAKRPERPAFCEPPAVFAAEAPGPAPERTTPGEEAAPLIGPAVKRRVIGQVFQSFFLVEEGEKLLIMDQHTVHERILYEKISARYREGRVETQELLFPVEIEFSMREADIMRGHMDDFSRLGLALEEFGGSVFMLRSVPFILRQKDYRAMILDILDTLESGGGAPLDHVAEGAINIMACRGAVKAGQTLDTREIEGLLAQLDGCVLPYTCPHGRPISVTVDREGLYRMFLRK, encoded by the coding sequence ATGACAAACGCGGCAGGCACTGCAGGGGGCAGCGGCGTCCGGATACTCCCGGACCACGTGGCGAACCAGATCGCCGCGGGGGAAGTGGTGGAGCGTCCAGCGTCCATCATAAAGGAACTCGCCGAAAACTCGCTGGACGCGGGGGCGCGTTCTGTGATCGTTTCCATCCGCAACGGCGGCAAATCATATATAGAAGTGAGCGACGACGGGGCCGGCATGCCCCGGGACGACGCGATGATGGCCTTCGAGCGGCACGCCACCAGCAAGATACGGGACGCGGCCGACCTTAAGGCCGTCACCACCCTGGGTTTCCGGGGGGAGGCGCTCCCATCCATAGCTTCGGTCTCCCGGGTGATCCTTTCCACCGCCATGGCCGGAGAGCCTGCCGGGACGGACATCGTCATCGAGGGGGGCAAAATCCGCGACGTGCGGGACGGGGCTCCGATCAAGGGGACGAGGATACAGGTGCGGGACCTGTTTTTCAACACACCGGCGCGCCGCAAGTTCCTGCGGGGCGAGGAGGTGGAGGCTGCCCACGCCAAGGAGGCGGCCATAAGGATCGCCCTAGCCAGGCCGGACGTGGCGTTCACATTCATAAAAGAGGGGAGGCCGCTCTTTTCCCTTCCGGCGGAGGAGAGCGCATCAGGTTTTAACGGCAGGGTGGAGGCGCTTTTCGGCGGGGACACGGCGCGGAACCTGGCGGCGGTCCGGTTTTCCTCCGGAGACATGGAAGTGGAGGGGCTTGTTTCCCTTCCCGGGCGGACGAGGGCGGGCAGCCAGACCCAGTATGTCTATATAAACGGCCGCCACGTAAAGGACAGGTTGATAAACTTCGCGGTGGCGGAAGGGTACCGTTCGCTTATCCCCCGGGGGAGGTATCCGGCGGTGTTCCTGCGCATATCGCTTCCGCCGGAGAAGGTGGACGTGAACGCCCACCCCTCCAAGACGGAGGTGAGGTTTTTCGACGGGCGCGCGGTGATAGCCCTTGTGAAGGGGGCGATCCTCCAGACATTGGTGGACATGAAAGGCGGCGCTTCCGCGCCGGTGACATTGGCGGACTTCGAGCCGACAAAAGACCAATCACCGGCCATTCCTCCGGCAAGAGAGGAAGAAGACCCTTGGGCCGCGGCAGCTTTGGCGAAACGGCCCGAACGGCCGGCGTTTTGCGAGCCTCCAGCGGTTTTCGCGGCTGAAGCTCCGGGGCCTGCGCCGGAGCGGACAACACCTGGCGAAGAGGCCGCTCCATTGATCGGCCCCGCCGTGAAAAGGCGCGTGATAGGGCAGGTGTTCCAGTCTTTCTTCCTGGTGGAGGAGGGGGAGAAGCTTTTGATAATGGACCAGCACACGGTCCACGAACGGATACTTTACGAAAAGATCTCCGCCAGATACCGTGAGGGAAGGGTGGAGACTCAGGAGCTTTTGTTCCCGGTGGAGATTGAGTTTTCCATGAGGGAGGCGGACATTATGCGCGGCCACATGGACGATTTTTCGAGGCTGGGGCTTGCCTTGGAGGAATTCGGGGGGAGCGTTTTCATGCTGCGGTCGGTTCCCTTCATCCTCCGTCAGAAAGATTACCGCGCCATGATACTCGACATCCTCGACACGTTGGAGTCCGGAGGCGGGGCGCCGCTGGACCATGTGGCCGAGGGCGCCATAAACATCATGGCGTGCAGGGGGGCGGTGAAGGCCGGGCAGACGCTCGACACCCGGGAGATCGAGGGGCTTTTGGCCCAGTTGGACGGATGCGTCCTCCCATACACGTGCCCCCATGGCAGGCCCATATCGGTGACTGTGGACAGGGAGGGGCTTTACAGGATGTTCCTGAGAAAATAA
- a CDS encoding response regulator, with the protein MAKTKILVVDDEENIRLLYREELSEIGYEVETAKDAMDAEKKIPVFKPDLITLDIKMPGMDGMEYLRRFREKDKATPVILCTAYLDYKKDFQVWGSEAYVVKSFNLDHLKATIKEVLEKAGKAPAQDGAA; encoded by the coding sequence TTGGCTAAGACGAAAATTCTCGTCGTGGACGACGAGGAGAACATACGCCTCCTTTACCGGGAGGAGCTTTCGGAAATCGGCTACGAAGTGGAGACCGCCAAGGACGCCATGGACGCGGAGAAGAAAATCCCGGTGTTCAAGCCGGACCTGATCACGCTGGACATCAAGATGCCCGGCATGGACGGTATGGAATACCTGCGCCGGTTCCGCGAAAAGGACAAGGCCACCCCGGTGATCCTGTGCACGGCATATCTGGACTACAAGAAGGATTTTCAGGTGTGGGGATCGGAGGCGTATGTGGTGAAGTCTTTCAACCTCGACCACCTGAAGGCCACCATAAAAGAAGTGCTCGAAAAGGCCGGCAAGGCCCCGGCGCAGGACGGGGCGGCCTGA
- a CDS encoding GAF domain-containing protein — translation MISGERAGQLAGGLERISLHALDLEKILADIVPAACEAVGADACVVLLLDEGDQTMSLAASRGFNLEATNALRLPRDKGVSWRVVREKRVITLPRAREDPEFYNVPESGEDRYQSYLGAPLMDSDGCVGMIFVQTVVPREYSEEDKQALRLIAEKVAGAVRAAVYIKRTREKVNVLSVLSEMGRFMRETDDPAQIVRAAARHAAMLTGARSQIVWLAGEDGQPAPHHSPDSVGDEEYLRPVRLGVVSEAMREKTMIRVDDIRSQDRFPNLNRVAALSLACQPLVYKDRTLGAILVTDRMPPQSGGGLCAPFAAEELSALAEIASITAQAIVSLSENEALERALEVNKKNARELSILLEVAVAMQQAMSLDDLLRVILSSVTAGQGLGFNRAVLFLANERTGYFHGMMGIGPDSGEEAARIWNKIGSNPTPRQGLLQWLLEQDHFEIKNSRFNELARSLRVPISGHNALARAVGQRAGVRVRGREDFMDDDFALAGRLGCDRFAVMPLIVRDNPQGALFVDNLYNSRPITSEEIDLLARFAHPAAWAIENVRLVERLSTATRELSSLQSRMAQVERLSALGEISAELAHEIRNPLVSIGGFARRLLTYVPSHRVESRYASRIVQEVERLEGILKSTLDVSRGISSGRRAEDVNTIVRNVFELYRRAMSENGVEGRLKTSSANPQAVIDASQIKQALINLTLNAIEAMSCARHGTRKIFSVTTDKEGAGAAVIIISDTGGGIPARDFNDIFSPFFTSKQGGTGLGLSLCKKIVRLHKGTMTIDNRLGDGVTFTITLPGAS, via the coding sequence ATGATTTCCGGGGAGCGCGCCGGACAACTGGCCGGCGGCCTTGAGCGCATATCCCTTCATGCGCTCGACCTTGAAAAAATACTTGCGGACATCGTCCCGGCCGCCTGCGAGGCCGTTGGCGCCGACGCGTGCGTTGTGTTGCTGCTCGACGAGGGGGATCAGACCATGTCCCTTGCGGCAAGCAGGGGCTTTAACCTGGAGGCGACCAACGCGCTGCGCCTGCCCAGGGACAAAGGGGTGAGTTGGCGGGTAGTCCGGGAAAAGCGGGTGATCACCCTCCCCCGGGCCAGGGAAGACCCGGAATTCTACAACGTTCCCGAATCCGGCGAAGACCGGTATCAAAGCTATCTTGGCGCCCCGCTGATGGACTCCGATGGGTGCGTGGGGATGATCTTCGTCCAGACGGTGGTCCCGAGGGAATACTCCGAGGAAGACAAGCAGGCGCTCCGGCTGATCGCGGAGAAGGTGGCGGGCGCCGTGCGGGCGGCGGTATATATAAAAAGGACCCGGGAAAAGGTCAACGTACTGTCCGTGCTCTCCGAGATGGGGCGCTTCATGAGGGAGACGGACGACCCGGCGCAGATCGTAAGGGCAGCCGCGCGCCACGCCGCCATGCTAACCGGCGCCCGCAGCCAGATAGTGTGGCTGGCCGGGGAAGACGGGCAGCCTGCGCCCCACCACAGCCCGGACTCGGTGGGAGACGAGGAATATCTGCGCCCCGTGCGCCTTGGCGTTGTCTCAGAGGCCATGCGGGAAAAGACCATGATCCGGGTCGACGATATAAGAAGCCAGGACAGGTTCCCCAACTTGAACAGGGTGGCAGCCCTGTCGCTGGCCTGCCAGCCCCTTGTTTACAAGGACAGGACGCTGGGGGCCATACTCGTGACCGACAGGATGCCCCCCCAGTCCGGCGGCGGGCTTTGCGCCCCGTTCGCCGCCGAGGAGCTTTCCGCCCTGGCCGAAATAGCCTCCATCACGGCCCAGGCCATCGTAAGCCTGAGTGAAAACGAGGCCCTTGAGCGGGCGCTGGAGGTGAACAAGAAAAACGCCAGGGAACTTTCCATCCTCCTGGAGGTGGCGGTGGCCATGCAGCAGGCGATGAGCCTGGACGACCTTCTTAGAGTCATACTCTCTTCGGTGACGGCCGGGCAGGGACTGGGCTTTAACAGGGCGGTGCTGTTCCTTGCAAACGAGCGCACAGGCTACTTCCACGGAATGATGGGCATCGGCCCGGACTCCGGCGAGGAGGCGGCCAGGATATGGAACAAGATCGGCTCGAATCCCACCCCCCGCCAAGGGCTTTTGCAATGGCTTTTGGAGCAGGACCATTTCGAGATAAAAAACTCCAGGTTCAACGAACTGGCCCGGTCGCTGCGCGTCCCCATTTCCGGCCACAACGCCTTGGCCAGGGCCGTGGGGCAAAGGGCCGGGGTGAGAGTCCGGGGGAGGGAAGATTTCATGGACGATGACTTCGCGCTGGCCGGCAGGCTCGGGTGCGACAGGTTCGCGGTCATGCCCCTTATCGTCCGGGACAATCCGCAGGGAGCCCTGTTTGTGGACAATCTGTACAATTCAAGGCCCATCACAAGCGAAGAGATCGACCTTCTGGCCAGGTTCGCACACCCGGCGGCGTGGGCCATCGAGAACGTGCGGCTCGTGGAAAGGCTCTCCACGGCCACAAGGGAGCTCTCCTCGCTGCAAAGCCGCATGGCCCAGGTGGAGCGCCTGTCCGCCCTGGGGGAAATATCCGCCGAACTGGCGCACGAGATAAGGAATCCGCTGGTGTCCATCGGCGGATTCGCCCGGCGGCTGCTGACTTACGTGCCAAGCCACAGGGTGGAGTCGCGCTATGCTTCGCGGATCGTGCAGGAGGTGGAGCGGCTGGAGGGGATATTGAAAAGCACCCTGGACGTCTCCCGCGGCATTTCGTCCGGGCGCAGGGCGGAGGACGTCAACACCATAGTACGGAACGTTTTCGAGCTGTACAGGCGCGCCATGTCCGAAAACGGCGTGGAGGGCAGGCTTAAGACAAGCTCCGCCAACCCCCAGGCGGTCATCGACGCAAGCCAGATCAAGCAGGCGCTCATAAACCTCACCCTCAACGCCATTGAGGCCATGTCCTGCGCCAGGCACGGGACAAGGAAGATATTCAGCGTCACCACGGACAAGGAAGGCGCGGGCGCCGCCGTGATAATCATATCCGACACGGGTGGCGGCATACCCGCCCGGGACTTTAACGACATATTCAGCCCCTTCTTCACAAGCAAGCAGGGAGGGACGGGGCTCGGGCTTTCGCTTTGCAAGAAGATCGTCAGGCTGCACAAGGGAACAATGACGATTGACAACAGGCTTGGGGATGGAGTAACTTTCACAATCACGTTGCCGGGCGCAAGTTAA